A genomic window from Candidatus Angelobacter sp. includes:
- a CDS encoding glycoside hydrolase family 71/99-like protein yields MKDNLALRFIAPFVTTGCLLTLGSAGMNAASLTREAVELETLRPYVGPSVRGVDTSTLSNKVMCGYQGWFNAEGDGAERGWVHWTRRRGPLAPGNAKIDLWPDVSELGADERFATGFTNAAGRTAEVFSSFKQPTVLRHFQWMRDYGIDGAFVQRFINDLRDPRALRHNNAVLAHCREGANRFGRAYAVMYDLSGLGTNRIHEVMDDWRTLRSQMKVTDDPAYLHHRGRPLVAVWGVGFNDGRRYTLEECRRLVEFLKQDGCSIMLGVPSYWRELERDAVKDPELHEIIKLADVVSPWTVGRYRSPVEAKRHGEKTWRPDMAWCAERKIDFLPVVFPGFSWFNMYGKQFDAIPRLKGEFLWSQFVTAKRARATMIYVAMFDEVDEGTAIFKCTNDVPAGSGVKFVTFEGLPGDFYLRLVGAGAKMLRGELPVTEALPATDLTPTALKGR; encoded by the coding sequence GTGAAAGATAATTTGGCCCTTCGCTTCATTGCCCCGTTTGTCACCACCGGTTGTCTTCTCACCCTCGGCAGCGCGGGGATGAACGCGGCTTCACTGACGCGCGAAGCCGTCGAGCTGGAAACGCTCCGGCCTTACGTCGGCCCGAGCGTGCGGGGAGTGGATACCAGCACGCTCTCGAACAAGGTGATGTGCGGTTATCAGGGCTGGTTTAACGCGGAGGGCGATGGCGCCGAACGCGGGTGGGTTCACTGGACGAGGCGGCGCGGGCCGCTCGCGCCCGGCAACGCGAAGATCGATTTGTGGCCGGACGTTTCCGAACTCGGCGCGGACGAGCGTTTCGCGACGGGCTTCACCAACGCGGCTGGCCGCACCGCCGAGGTGTTCAGCTCGTTCAAGCAGCCGACGGTGCTGCGGCATTTTCAATGGATGCGCGACTACGGCATTGATGGCGCGTTTGTGCAGCGTTTCATCAACGACCTGCGTGACCCGCGGGCGTTGCGCCACAACAACGCGGTGCTGGCGCATTGTCGCGAGGGGGCAAATCGATTCGGCCGCGCCTACGCGGTGATGTATGACCTGAGCGGTCTGGGCACCAACCGCATTCACGAGGTGATGGATGACTGGCGCACTCTGCGGTCACAAATGAAGGTGACGGACGACCCTGCGTATCTGCACCATCGCGGGCGTCCGCTCGTCGCGGTGTGGGGCGTTGGCTTCAATGACGGCCGTCGTTACACGCTGGAGGAATGCCGACGGTTGGTGGAATTTCTGAAACAGGACGGCTGTTCCATCATGCTCGGTGTGCCGAGCTACTGGCGCGAGCTTGAACGCGACGCGGTGAAGGATCCGGAATTGCACGAGATAATCAAACTCGCAGACGTCGTCAGCCCGTGGACGGTCGGCCGTTATCGCAGTCCGGTCGAAGCGAAACGGCACGGCGAGAAAACCTGGCGGCCGGACATGGCCTGGTGCGCGGAACGAAAGATTGATTTCCTGCCGGTGGTCTTTCCGGGATTCAGCTGGTTCAACATGTATGGAAAGCAGTTCGATGCCATTCCTCGGTTGAAAGGCGAGTTCCTCTGGTCACAGTTCGTCACGGCGAAGCGCGCCCGTGCCACGATGATCTACGTCGCCATGTTCGACGAGGTGGACGAGGGCACCGCGATTTTCAAATGCACCAACGACGTGCCGGCCGGTAGCGGGGTGAAGTTCGTAACCTTCGAGGGTTTGCCAGGCGACTTCTATCTTCGCCTTGTTGGCGCCGGTGCGAAGATGCTGCGCGGAGAGCTACCGGTTACGGAAGCCCTTCCGGCAACAGATCTGACTCCCACCGCTTTGAAAGGCCGTTGA
- a CDS encoding pirin family protein — translation MMKLRKATERGHAEHGWLDTYHTFSFADYYDPQWMGFRSLRVINDDLVMPGQGFGTHPHRDMEIITYILSGALEHKDSMGNGRVMRPGEVQYMAAGTGVQHSEFNPSKDEAVHLLQIWILPDAKGLKPRYAEKSLKDAAIGTLHLVTSKTGRDGSIAINQDADLWLAKLDAGNRVTHKLAPGRHAWVHVAEGEVSLNGKKLSGGDAAAVGEETALELSATKPAQVLLFDLN, via the coding sequence ATGATGAAACTACGAAAAGCAACCGAACGAGGGCACGCCGAACACGGCTGGCTGGACACGTATCACACTTTCAGCTTCGCGGACTACTACGACCCGCAATGGATGGGCTTTCGCAGCCTGCGCGTCATCAACGATGATCTCGTGATGCCGGGACAGGGTTTCGGAACGCATCCGCATCGCGACATGGAAATCATCACCTACATTCTCAGCGGCGCGCTGGAGCACAAGGATTCCATGGGCAATGGCCGCGTGATGCGCCCGGGCGAGGTGCAATACATGGCCGCCGGCACCGGCGTGCAACACAGCGAATTCAATCCGTCAAAGGACGAAGCGGTGCATCTGCTGCAAATCTGGATTCTGCCGGATGCCAAAGGCCTGAAACCGCGCTACGCCGAGAAGTCGCTCAAAGACGCCGCGATCGGGACGTTGCATCTCGTGACGAGCAAGACGGGGCGCGACGGGTCGATCGCCATCAACCAGGACGCCGATCTGTGGCTCGCCAAACTTGACGCGGGCAATCGCGTCACGCATAAGCTTGCGCCCGGACGCCACGCGTGGGTCCATGTGGCCGAGGGCGAGGTGTCGCTCAACGGAAAGAAGCTGAGCGGTGGTGACGCGGCGGCGGTCGGCGAAGAAACCGCGTTGGAGTTGAGCGCAACCAAACCGGCGCAGGTCCTGTTGTTTGACTTGAATTGA